In one bacterium genomic region, the following are encoded:
- a CDS encoding KTSC domain-containing protein, translating into MIEWTPVTSSKRIVAEAYDPETETIYVRFPNGVEWYYAACPPHVWEEFSAPGQSRGQYIERILNFKPHGRHAG; encoded by the coding sequence ATGATTGAATGGACTCCCGTTACCAGTTCGAAACGAATCGTCGCCGAGGCATACGACCCGGAGACCGAGACAATCTACGTGCGGTTTCCGAATGGCGTGGAGTGGTACTACGCCGCTTGTCCTCCTCACGTCTGGGAGGAGTTCAGCGCACCTGGGCAGTCCCGAGGCCAGTACATAGAAAGGATCTTGAATTTCAAGCCACACGGCCGCCATGCGGGCTAA